The following proteins are co-located in the Solenopsis invicta isolate M01_SB chromosome 7, UNIL_Sinv_3.0, whole genome shotgun sequence genome:
- the LOC105202932 gene encoding uncharacterized protein LOC105202932, producing MAVKAVHIELVEDLTTDSFIAALKRFVARRGKVKNIYSDNGTNFVGADRVLQNTLKDKEFKKEIQDFATREMINWHFIPARCPHYGGLWESAVRLLKLHLRRTIGESCLTVSEMTTVLVQVEAVLNSRPLTPLSEDPNDLHALTPGHFLIGENSQVYPDIDLRDVPENRLSRRQHVEQLK from the coding sequence ATGGCAGTTAAGGCCGTACATATCGAACTGGTAGAGGACCTAACGACGGACTCATTTATTGCGGCTTTAAAGCGATTTGTGGCAAGAAGAGGTAAAGTAAAAAACATATATTCCGACAATGGAACAAACTTTGTTGGAGCGGATCGAGTATTGCAAAATACCCTGAAAGACAAGGAATTCAAGAAGGAGATCCAAGATTTTGCAACCAGAGAAATGATAAATTGGCACTTCATACCGGCCAGGTGTCCACACTATGGAGGTCTTTGGGAATCAGCAGTGCGGTTACTAAAGCTACATTTAAGACGCACTATAGGCGAATCATGTCTAACTGTTTCTGAAATGACGACTGTATTGGTACAAGTCGAAGCAGTTCTAAATTCCAGACCATTAACTCCGTTGTCAGAGGACCCAAATGATCTACATGCATTAACACCAGGTCATTTTTTAATTGGAGAAAATTCGCAAGTGTATCCTGACATTGACTTAAGAGATGTTCCAGAAAATCGATTAAGCAGACGGCAACATGTGGAGCAACTTAAGTAG
- the LOC105202933 gene encoding uncharacterized protein LOC105202933, whose product MAENADIQRLKVKRRIAKAGFTRTENFIKSMQPDTVDIDELRIKLDKLAELRKSIEECVIELAVYDIEATDEQIDQQIASYEEKYIGLKLMGERVIKAREKPAAASDSNHLEQVIAGPSPFAYNTRNRTQETHIRLPKIELPNFSGAYEEWHSFFGIFDSLIHSNDSLNNIQKFHYLKSALKGEAAEIIDSLEITDANYRDAWSRLKNRYDNERIAIQNHIKAIFELPVTKRENGNTLRNILDSTLKHTRALAALNRPVNEWDDLLIYIIRSRLDYLTIKEWENSLESKQMLKFKEFVDFLTKRCETLEAVARRSPAIEFNRTRQNFGKVTTVHAAITGVKCAHCKGDHQIYQCREFKELPVADRLSKVKSLRLCLNCLKGKHTVKDCIASTCRKCTKRHSTLLHDDRYSTKDDKEETVKSNREDETNKKDNTICIHAQLTRLKNATQAILSTATVLVKDNKGKYIEGKALLDSGSQSHFVTEEFIKKLGLKTKNDLIKVNGINKQASHALKSVDLHVTSRFGTFSMDMSYIILPNIVENLPTIESRVADWDIPKNIKLADPQFYRSSKIDILLGTEKFWELLCIGQIKLGKNKPIIQKTLLGWVVSGTVDISNSDRNGQTSCNLSTMEILNQTVQKFWEIEGFQNDKKLTSEEKYCEELFNSSYKRQTDGRFIVKYKKEVLPLLNDSREIALKRFLSLERKLSKQPTFKEEYVAFMREYQQLGHMTRVNTNKENKFRVFLPHHAVIKETSTTTKTRVVFDASSQSSQGRSLNDAMYKGPVLQSDLFSLIIQFRCFKYVLCADIEKMYRQILISDEQRALHSILWREDPKEEIQEFELNTVTYGTKSASFLAVRCLIQLAESESDNFPKAAEVIRNQFYMDDLLTGGNTETEIIKLKEDLTKLLAKGGFRLHKWKTNYHKSYENNQSVDSTDSNKDCVDIVKEKESKLLGVLWNPHHDTFHYEITQGDHEPRVTKRVVLSQVCKLFDPLGLVGPVVTSAKILMQELWSLKINWDESIPMHLYKSWCQIRSQLTLLNELRIPRLIISKKNESVIQLHGFCDASQKAYGACVYIRERDKQGNIKVTLICSKSRVAPMKILSLPRLELCGAVLLVNLMSRVLGSLKFELEQRFYWTDSKIVLAWIGSLSRRWHVFVANRVSEIHSNSSPSQWKHVGSKDNPADLISRGTTPEQLINCDIWWNGPHWLRQEVEVWPREGEELLKDIPEEKKQSIVASATNCETIIEYNRFSSLYKLFRVSAYVLRFIYNIRNNKKDRIEGAINAKDLKRAKLTIVKLVQAEEFKEDIRRLKTDNKLQRSSRLISLLPFLDDKGILRVGGRLRHATIPEEAKHPAILPSRHHVTRLLIVHYHEKLFHAGVQTTLNSIREEFWPILARNSVKEIIHKCVQCRKASPKASWQLMGQLPDV is encoded by the coding sequence atggCCGAAAACGCCGACATACAAAGGCTAAAGGTAAAAAGAAGGATAGCGAAGGCTGGGTTCACGCGCAccgaaaatttcataaaatcaatGCAGCCTGATACAGTAGATATAGAtgaattaagaataaaattggaCAAATTAGCAGAATTACGAAAATCAATAGAAGAATGCGTAATAGAGTTAGCAGTTTATGATATTGAGGCAACTGATGAACAAATTGATCAGCAAATAGCAAgttatgaagaaaaatatataggtTTAAAGTTAATGGGTGAGAGAGTGATAAAAGCGCGCGAGAAACCAGCTGCTGCATCAGATAGCAATCATCTCGAGCAAGTGATCGCGGGACCATCTCCGTTTGCATATAATACGAGAAATAGAACACAAGAAACGCATATTAGATTGCCAAAAATTGAGTTGCCTAACTTTAGCGGAGCTTACGAAGAATGGCATTCGTTTTTTGGTATTTTTGATTCACTGATTCATTCAAATGACTCGTTAAATAATATCCAAAAATTTCATTACCTAAAATCAGCTCTAAAAGGTGAGGCCGCGGAGATCATAGACTCATTAGAAATTACGGATGCGAATTACCGCGACGCTTGGTCGAGATTAAAAAACAGATATGATAATGAAAGAATCGCAATTCAAAATCATATCAAGGCTATATTTGAATTACCtgtaacaaaaagagaaaacgGCAATACGTTAAGAAACATATTAGATAGCACTTTAAAACACACTCGAGCTTTAGCAGCATTAAATCGTCCAGTAAACGAATGGGATGacttgttaatatatataataagaagtAGGTTAGATTATCTTACAATCAAGGAGTGGGAAAACAGTTTAGAAAGCAAACAAATGCTAAAGTTTAAGGAGTTCGtagattttttaactaaaagatGCGAAACTCTAGAAGCGGTAGCGAGACGGAGTCCAGccatagaatttaatagaactCGTCAAAATTTCGGAAAAGTGACGACGGTTCACGCGGCAATAACAGGTGTTAAATGCGCTCATTGTAAGGGAGACCATCAGATTTATCAATGTAGGGAATTTAAAGAGTTACCAGTAGCGGATCGTTTAAGCAAGGTCAAATCCTTAagattatgtttaaattgtttaaaaggtAAACATACAGTAAAAGATTGCATTGCCAGTACTTGCAGAAAATGTACAAAAAGGCATAGCACGTTGCTTCACGACGATCGTTACTCTACAAAAGACGACAAAGAGGAAACGGTTAAATCGAATCGGGAAGACGAGACAAATAAAAAAGACAACACAATATGCATACATGCTCAAttaacaagattaaaaaatgcTACTCAGGCAATATTATCTACAGCAACAGTATTAgttaaagataataaaggaaaatatatAGAAGGAAAGGCTCTGTTGGATAGCGGATCCCAATCCCACTTTGTCACGGAAGAATTTATCAAGAAATTAGGGCTAAAAACTAAAAATGATCTAATTAAAGTAAACGGTATAAATAAACAGGCGTCGCATGCCTTGAAATCTGTAGATTTACATGTAACCTCTCGTTTTGGTACGTTCAGTATGGACATGTCATATATAATATTGCCTAACATAGTAGAAAATTTACCCACAATCGAGTCAAGAGTAGCAGACTGGGATAttcctaaaaatattaaattggccGACCCACAGTTCTATCGCTCAAGTAAAATAGACATATTATTAGGAACAGAAAAGTTCTGGGAGTTATTGTGTATAGGTCAAATCAAATTAGGAAAAAACAAGCCTATTATTCAAAAAACACTACTAGGATGGGTGGTTTCAGGTACTGTTGACATAAGTAATTCAGATAGAAATGGTCAAACTAGCTGTAATCTCAGTACAAtggaaattttaaatcaaacggTTCAAAAATTTTGGGAGATAGAGGGTTTTCAAAATGATAAGAAGCTCACCTCAGAAGAGAAATATTGCGaggaattatttaattctagTTATAAACGGCAAACAGATGGCAGatttatagttaaatataaaaaagaagtgCTACCTTTATTAAATGACTCAAGAGAAATAGCGTTAAAGCGTTTTTTATCACTAGAGCGAAAACTCAGTAAACAACCTACATTCAAAGAAGAATACGTTGCATTCATGAGAGAATATCAGCAATTAGGACATATGACACGAgtaaatacaaataaagaaaacaagttTAGAGTTTTTCTTCCGCATCACGCGGTAATAAAAGAAACTAGCACAACGACCAAGACCAGAGTGGTCTTTGATGCTTCTAGCCAATCTTCTCAAGGCCGATCGCTAAATGATGCTATGTATAAAGGTCCTGTATTACAATCGGATTTATTctctttaataattcaattcaGATGTTTCAAATACGTGTTATGTGCTGACATTGAAAAAATGTACagacaaatattaataagtgATGAACAAAGAGCACTGCATAGCATCCTTTGGCGTGAAGATCCAAAAGAAGAAATACAGGAATTTGAGTTGAATACTGTAACTTATGGCACTAAATCAGCTTCTTTTCTAGCAGTTAGATGTTTAATACAATTAGCAGAATCTGAAAGTGATAATTTTCCGAAAGCTGCGGAAGTCATTCGTAACCAGTTCTACATGGATGATTTGCTAACAGGGGGTAATACTGaaacagaaattataaaactaaaagaggatttaactaaattattagCTAAAGGAGGTTTTAGATTGCACAAATGGAAAACCAACTATCATAAGTCCTACGAAAATAATCAGTCAGTAGACAGCACAGACAGTAACAAGGATTGCGTAGATATTGTTAAAGAGAAAGAATCAAAATTGCTTGGCGTATTATGGAATCCACATCATGACACATTTCACTACGAAATAACTCAAGGGGACCACGAGCCTCGGGTAACAAAGCGAGTAGTACTGTCGCAGGTGTGCAAGTTATTTGATCCGTTGGGTTTGGTAGGGCCAGTGGTGACATCTGCCAAAATATTGATGCAGGAATTATGgagtttaaaaattaactggGATGAATCGATACCTATGCACTTATACAAAAGTTGGTGTCAAATAAGATCACAATTAACTTTGCTAAACGAATTACGAATACCGAGACTAATAATTTCCAAAAAGAATGAGTCAGTAATACAATTACACGGTTTTTGTGACGCAAGTCAGAAAGCATATGGCGCCTGTGTTTACATTCGCGAAAGAGATAAACAGGGAAATATTAAGGTTACATTAATTTGCTCTAAATCACGTGTAGCGCCAATGAAAATCTTGTCATTACCAAGGTTAGAATTGTGTGGGGCAGTCCTATTGGTAAATCTGATGAGTCGTGTACTAGGCAGTCTAAAATTTGAATTAGAACAAAGATTTTACTGGACCGATTCAAAGATAGTACTTGCATGGATAGGCTCCCTCTCACGAAGATGGCATGTGTTTGTCGCGAATCGCGTTAGCGAGATACACAGCAATTCGTCACCTTCTCAGTGGAAACATGTGGGATCTAAAGATAATCCTGCTGACCTTATATCAAGGGGTACAACCCCAGAACAATTAATAAACTGTGACATTTGGTGGAATGGACCACACTGGTTGAGGCAAGAGGTTGAAGTTTGGCCGCGGGAAGGTGAAGAGTTGTTAAAAGACATTCCCGAAGAAAAGAAACAATCGATTGTAGCATCGGCTACTAATTGCGAAACAATCATAGAATATAACCGATTTTCTTCTCTTTACAAATTGTTTAGAGTAAGCGCGTACGTTTTAAGATTCATTTATAACattagaaataataagaaaGATCGAATAGAAGGCGCGATAAATGCGAAGGATCTCAAAAGGGCAAAATTAACAATAGTTAAATTAGTGCAAGCGGAAGAGTTCAAAGAAGACATAAGAAGACTAAAAACGGATAATAAACTGCAACGAAGTTCAAGACTGATATCACTCTTACCGTTCCTCGATGACAAAGGAATACTACGAGTAGGTGGCAGATTGAGGCATGCTACCATACCAGAAGAGGCTAAACATCCTGCCATACTCCCCTCTCGTCATCATGTTACCAGACTGCTGATAGTGCATTATCACGAGAAGCTTTTTCATGCAGGAGTGCAAACTACTTTAAACTCGATACGAGAGGAATTCTGGCCAATCTTAGCGAGAAACAGCGTTAAggaaattatacataaatgtgTTCAATGTCGAAAGGCGAGCCCGAAGGCTAGTTGGCAGTTGATGGGACAACTGCCGGATGTTTGA